A region of Candidatus Poribacteria bacterium DNA encodes the following proteins:
- a CDS encoding bifunctional response regulator/alkaline phosphatase family protein, with amino-acid sequence MQEKKWRILWIDNQISDVEQSNAQLENTYNEEQTYITPKPYIRFLEFKGYNVSLVDTGAEGVSLLQEETYHAVLLNYDAPTQEENLLSRVRSVNAHIPIILLTHESGQEVMEQGSLYDVDDIFVISTSDQEETSHKQLSTSLTFLLEKRAIREAYTPQAYSRSFSGTQVLGEMTQDWDAADDWETWIDTYVRLVEWDLRLDTLDNVDELKSIHEIEKREANAAFANYIQDNYHGWLVGEASPTLSVDVVYKYVIPEIQAGKQVLFVVMDCMRLDHWLKIEPLLYPLFNITTDYYYSILPTATRYARNAIFSGLFPLEFAERHPDLYAEPDQAHTSINRYEKALMRLQFERHGIPLKPPLHYFKIFDTRGEMQYLHWLSVTDRISLTALVVDFLDMLTHTRHEVDLLQQLVPDETAFRALVQAWFQHSHLYKVFRIAADRGMTVILTSDHGSLLCQNAAKVSSQAELTTGLRFKEGKGISCAPEAGWLIKDPVAYRLPGEEAGKSYILAKEDYYFVYDRQFNMYKEIFQGSFQHGGISLEEMILPCVVLEPR; translated from the coding sequence ATGCAAGAGAAAAAATGGAGGATTCTGTGGATTGACAACCAGATATCTGATGTAGAGCAATCTAATGCTCAACTTGAAAACACATATAATGAGGAACAGACGTATATAACACCCAAACCCTACATTCGCTTCTTGGAGTTCAAAGGGTACAATGTTTCTTTAGTGGACACTGGGGCTGAAGGCGTTTCTTTACTCCAAGAAGAGACATATCACGCAGTTTTATTAAATTATGATGCACCGACGCAAGAGGAAAATCTGCTTTCGCGTGTTCGGAGTGTGAACGCGCATATCCCTATTATTCTTCTAACGCACGAGAGTGGGCAGGAGGTAATGGAGCAAGGAAGCCTTTACGATGTTGACGATATTTTCGTAATCTCAACAAGTGATCAGGAGGAAACTTCGCACAAGCAGTTATCGACATCACTCACCTTCCTGCTTGAGAAGCGAGCAATCCGTGAAGCATATACGCCGCAAGCGTACAGCCGGAGTTTTAGTGGAACACAGGTTTTAGGTGAGATGACGCAGGACTGGGACGCTGCCGATGATTGGGAAACATGGATTGATACCTATGTGCGTCTTGTGGAATGGGATCTGCGGCTTGATACACTTGATAACGTTGACGAACTTAAGTCTATCCATGAAATAGAGAAGCGAGAGGCAAATGCAGCTTTTGCTAACTATATCCAAGACAACTATCACGGTTGGCTTGTAGGTGAAGCGTCCCCGACTTTATCTGTAGATGTCGTTTACAAATATGTCATCCCTGAAATTCAGGCAGGAAAGCAGGTGCTGTTTGTTGTTATGGATTGTATGCGGTTGGATCATTGGTTGAAAATTGAGCCGTTGCTCTACCCGCTTTTCAACATAACGACTGATTACTATTATTCTATCTTGCCCACAGCGACCCGTTATGCACGAAACGCTATTTTTAGTGGGTTGTTTCCGCTTGAGTTCGCAGAAAGGCATCCGGATCTATACGCTGAACCCGATCAAGCACACACAAGCATCAACCGCTATGAGAAAGCACTCATGCGCTTGCAATTTGAGCGGCATGGGATACCTCTGAAGCCACCCCTGCATTACTTCAAAATTTTTGATACACGAGGGGAGATGCAATACCTACATTGGTTAAGTGTCACAGATCGAATTAGTTTGACAGCACTTGTTGTTGATTTTCTGGATATGTTGACACACACACGGCATGAGGTGGATTTACTTCAACAGCTTGTTCCAGATGAAACCGCATTCCGGGCACTCGTACAGGCGTGGTTTCAGCATTCGCATCTGTATAAGGTATTCAGAATCGCTGCTGACCGCGGTATGACCGTCATCTTAACGTCTGACCACGGTTCGCTGCTCTGTCAAAATGCAGCGAAAGTTTCGAGCCAAGCTGAACTCACCACGGGACTTCGGTTTAAAGAGGGGAAAGGCATTTCATGCGCACCTGAAGCCGGATGGCTCATAAAGGATCCTGTCGCATACCGTCTACCCGGTGAAGAAGCTGGCAAAAGTTATATTCTCGCCAAAGAGGATTACTATTTCGTTTATGACAGGCAGTTCAATATGTATAAGGAAATATTTCAAGGCAGTTTCCAACACGGCGGCATTTCACTTGAAGAGATGATCCTACCCTGTGTGGTGCTTGAACCGAGGTAG
- a CDS encoding tetratricopeptide repeat protein: MSFNTKSLFSLRSWLFYAEVLVVIGFIVLAFFYIQRGSAESGSPPVSQVGGFVEKADTLFAQQDLVDAALFYWQALQALEDDAEAQKHLINGASKTGAEIRLHANLRIAAIYSQSGWLKDAKARLEHASRVQPDHPDVRLLRGKLLRDDYLLSEAAEEFLAVVKKDPSNAEAHYLLGVLYQGSKQFEQAEEHYKKAIENDPELRVVLSEKAPIGILARLQLSRTYSKMLQKYRFLDREYTIEDFTEVTRLESEAILVLEQALEKRPGMDEVITDLVGLLFARASALEREDIETRQYADALQVYERIVELDPQEVRAWERMGEIYASFLGDKEAALEVYRKVYEIEPHPTVLANIKSLEEDIAAESELGE; this comes from the coding sequence ATGTCATTTAACACGAAATCCCTATTTTCCTTACGCAGTTGGCTTTTTTATGCGGAAGTACTTGTAGTCATCGGTTTTATTGTGCTTGCGTTTTTCTATATCCAGCGGGGCAGTGCGGAATCCGGATCACCACCGGTGTCGCAGGTAGGTGGCTTTGTTGAGAAAGCAGACACACTCTTTGCCCAACAGGATCTCGTTGATGCCGCGCTTTTTTATTGGCAGGCATTGCAAGCATTAGAAGATGATGCGGAAGCACAAAAGCACTTGATAAATGGAGCCTCGAAAACAGGGGCAGAAATCCGTTTGCATGCCAATCTTCGCATCGCTGCAATTTATTCACAAAGTGGTTGGCTGAAAGATGCAAAGGCGCGTTTGGAACACGCATCACGCGTTCAACCTGACCATCCTGATGTCCGTCTTTTACGTGGAAAACTGCTTCGCGATGACTATTTACTCAGCGAAGCCGCAGAGGAGTTCCTCGCAGTCGTTAAAAAAGATCCGAGCAATGCCGAAGCACACTATCTCCTTGGTGTCCTCTATCAGGGAAGTAAGCAGTTTGAGCAGGCAGAGGAACACTACAAAAAAGCGATTGAAAACGATCCTGAGTTGCGAGTCGTGCTCTCCGAAAAAGCACCTATCGGTATCCTTGCACGTCTGCAGCTATCCAGAACATACTCCAAAATGCTTCAGAAATATCGGTTTTTAGACCGAGAATACACGATTGAAGATTTTACTGAGGTTACCCGACTTGAATCGGAGGCAATTCTCGTATTGGAACAAGCACTTGAAAAGCGTCCTGGGATGGATGAAGTCATTACCGATCTCGTCGGACTGCTTTTTGCACGCGCGTCTGCACTTGAGCGAGAGGATATCGAAACGCGTCAATATGCGGATGCCCTGCAAGTCTACGAACGCATCGTGGAACTTGATCCTCAAGAGGTTCGCGCGTGGGAACGGATGGGGGAAATTTATGCGAGTTTCCTCGGTGATAAAGAAGCTGCGTTGGAAGTGTATCGGAAAGTCTATGAAATTGAACCGCACCCGACGGTCTTGGCAAATATCAAGTCGCTTGAAGAAGATATCGCTGCTGAGTCAGAATTGGGGGAGTGA
- a CDS encoding FAD-binding oxidoreductase: MENSRALHDELKHIVGESGILPEAQIPAYTFDGYVPKAVVLPGSIQEIQDVLRFAAKQDLSVMPAGAGTKLDIGNLPQKVDVVLATTRLNSVIEYEPADLTVTVEAGIPLAVLQTELAKYRQFLSLNPPYAARSTIGGIVATNVSGSFRLRHGTARNQVLGLKVVHANGTVAKSGGKVVKNVAGYDLNKLYIGAFGTLGIITEVALKLSPIPARQAILTADFQSVQDAADTGLNIVGSQILPLFVNLFANADPRLSDATAAKNEPVLTVGFGGDAETVAWQLTHCQEVMEQNGAIGVTIVEDESQHQLQEAIQEFPADSRSIEVVIAKLNLKRTDIAEFAAQVGDADWARHVQMMALLGSGVLYLTLPIMSNTDFQQLADALTQLRQSAMKAQGNLIIETAPSELKQHIDVWGSVGGTLSLMKQVKAKFDPDGLLNPGRFISSI; encoded by the coding sequence ATGGAGAATTCGCGTGCCTTGCACGATGAACTTAAACATATAGTAGGAGAGTCTGGGATCCTGCCAGAGGCACAGATTCCCGCTTACACTTTTGATGGATATGTTCCGAAAGCAGTCGTCTTGCCGGGATCCATCCAAGAGATACAAGATGTTCTCCGATTTGCGGCAAAACAGGACTTATCGGTTATGCCTGCTGGTGCTGGCACGAAACTTGACATCGGGAATCTACCACAAAAGGTAGATGTGGTACTCGCGACAACGCGACTCAATAGCGTCATCGAATATGAACCGGCGGATTTAACTGTAACTGTGGAGGCGGGTATTCCTTTAGCCGTTCTTCAAACTGAATTAGCGAAATATCGACAGTTTCTCTCATTGAATCCACCTTATGCAGCCCGAAGCACCATCGGTGGAATTGTTGCAACAAATGTGAGCGGTTCTTTCCGTTTACGACATGGGACCGCCCGAAATCAGGTTTTGGGATTGAAGGTTGTCCATGCAAACGGCACCGTTGCCAAAAGCGGTGGGAAAGTGGTGAAAAATGTCGCGGGTTACGATCTCAACAAGCTTTATATCGGTGCTTTTGGAACGCTCGGTATTATCACCGAAGTGGCTCTCAAATTGTCCCCGATACCTGCACGGCAAGCAATCCTCACCGCAGACTTTCAAAGTGTTCAAGACGCTGCTGACACGGGCTTAAACATTGTAGGTTCGCAGATATTGCCGCTGTTTGTAAATCTATTTGCTAACGCAGATCCAAGGCTTAGCGATGCCACTGCAGCTAAAAATGAACCGGTACTGACAGTTGGGTTCGGTGGCGATGCCGAGACCGTAGCGTGGCAATTGACACACTGCCAAGAAGTTATGGAACAAAATGGCGCGATCGGTGTGACTATTGTAGAAGACGAATCGCAACACCAGCTTCAAGAGGCTATTCAGGAATTCCCTGCAGACAGCAGAAGTATTGAGGTAGTGATTGCCAAGTTAAATCTGAAGCGTACCGATATCGCCGAATTTGCTGCGCAAGTTGGAGACGCGGATTGGGCGCGTCATGTTCAAATGATGGCGTTGCTTGGGAGTGGTGTGTTATATCTCACCCTTCCTATAATGTCTAACACAGATTTTCAACAACTTGCGGATGCACTCACGCAGCTGCGTCAATCGGCAATGAAGGCGCAGGGGAACCTTATAATAGAAACCGCACCGTCTGAACTCAAACAACATATTGACGTTTGGGGTTCCGTCGGAGGCACGCTTAGTTTAATGAAACAGGTTAAAGCCAAATTCGATCCGGATGGTTTGTTGAATCCAGGACGTTTTATTTCGAGTATTTAG
- a CDS encoding thioredoxin family protein, with amino-acid sequence MIFLVHVQAQFADFGLDEKLSTEKLTAKGYLSVDKVQPGSQFQMAVVVEIAEGWHVNANPAGEGLIATEVIFPDTPHLTVGEMVYPVGEVLELGSIGEAPVYHDTITIGIQADLSQDAPIEPITMDLELRYQACNEEQCLLPEVLAFEVPIEVVGIEDTVQRVNEAVFANIQFGALPDADSDEGTLARALSGGQVWLAFLLVFAGGILTSLTPCVYPLIPITVSVFGANESAGFLKSFLLSIVYVLGIVVTYSILGVAVASTGAVFGQIMANPWVVGFISLILVSLGLSMFGVFEIRLPYSVQNRLNTVGGTGFAGAFAMGTVAGVIAAPCTGPALAVVLTYIATTGSLFLGFWLMFTYALGMGLLFIGIGTFSGLLSALPRSGGWMYVLENIFGIAIITMALYFLKDVFPLLQSFLQNSLPFFAIAGGLVLIGVWLGKLTERFSGISPQMKFRKACGLLLAVLGAYMFVGGIQQPAGPHLDWVYDEAEGFEIAKREDKLVMLDFYASWCAACKELDHLTYADPAVAARLADYVNVKLDFTRTSETTKALTEKYQIPGLPVVIFLNADGVTLKRFTGFVDAEKMLGILDEIESRAQ; translated from the coding sequence ATGATTTTTCTAGTTCATGTCCAAGCACAGTTCGCAGATTTTGGACTTGATGAAAAACTGTCTACTGAGAAACTCACTGCAAAAGGATACCTCTCTGTTGACAAGGTGCAACCCGGAAGCCAATTTCAAATGGCTGTCGTTGTTGAGATTGCCGAAGGATGGCATGTCAACGCGAATCCCGCTGGCGAAGGGCTTATCGCGACCGAGGTCATTTTCCCCGATACGCCACATCTCACTGTCGGTGAGATGGTATATCCCGTTGGCGAAGTATTGGAACTTGGCTCCATTGGAGAGGCACCCGTCTATCACGATACCATCACCATCGGTATCCAAGCCGATTTAAGTCAAGACGCGCCAATTGAACCGATCACGATGGATTTGGAACTGAGATATCAAGCATGTAACGAGGAACAGTGTCTGTTACCTGAAGTTCTGGCTTTTGAGGTTCCTATTGAAGTTGTTGGTATAGAGGACACCGTTCAGCGAGTTAATGAAGCGGTTTTTGCCAATATTCAATTTGGGGCACTACCGGATGCTGATAGCGACGAAGGAACCCTTGCGCGTGCGCTCTCTGGTGGACAGGTCTGGCTTGCGTTTTTGCTTGTGTTTGCTGGTGGTATTTTGACCAGTTTAACCCCGTGTGTTTATCCGCTCATACCGATCACCGTTTCCGTTTTCGGTGCGAATGAATCTGCTGGTTTTCTCAAATCTTTCCTGCTCTCTATTGTGTATGTCCTTGGCATCGTCGTTACCTATTCGATTTTAGGTGTGGCGGTTGCATCGACAGGCGCAGTTTTCGGTCAAATAATGGCGAACCCGTGGGTTGTTGGCTTCATCAGTCTAATTCTTGTGAGTTTGGGATTGTCTATGTTCGGTGTTTTTGAGATTCGATTGCCATACTCGGTGCAAAATCGTCTCAACACCGTTGGAGGGACCGGATTTGCCGGGGCATTCGCTATGGGAACAGTCGCAGGTGTGATTGCGGCACCTTGCACAGGACCAGCATTAGCGGTCGTCCTAACTTATATTGCAACGACGGGCAGCCTCTTCCTCGGATTCTGGCTCATGTTCACTTATGCTCTCGGAATGGGGTTACTTTTTATCGGTATTGGCACGTTCTCCGGGTTACTCTCTGCGCTGCCGCGTTCAGGCGGATGGATGTATGTTTTGGAGAACATCTTCGGCATTGCGATTATTACGATGGCACTCTACTTTCTTAAAGACGTGTTCCCACTGTTGCAGAGTTTCCTGCAAAATTCGCTACCGTTCTTCGCTATTGCGGGTGGTTTAGTGCTGATTGGCGTGTGGCTTGGCAAGTTGACGGAACGTTTCAGTGGTATCTCTCCACAGATGAAATTCCGAAAGGCATGCGGTCTTTTGTTAGCGGTGCTCGGTGCTTATATGTTTGTCGGTGGTATCCAGCAGCCTGCTGGACCCCATCTTGATTGGGTGTACGACGAAGCCGAGGGATTTGAAATCGCCAAGCGGGAGGACAAACTCGTAATGCTCGATTTTTATGCCTCTTGGTGTGCTGCTTGTAAGGAGCTGGACCATCTGACGTATGCAGATCCTGCTGTTGCCGCGAGACTCGCTGATTATGTCAATGTCAAACTCGATTTCACGCGCACCTCCGAAACGACGAAAGCACTCACCGAGAAGTACCAGATACCGGGATTGCCAGTTGTCATTTTCTTGAATGCCGATGGTGTTACTCTTAAGCGGTTCACCGGTTTCGTTGATGCGGAGAAGATGCTCGGTATTCTTGACGAAATTGAGAGTCGCGCACAGTAG
- a CDS encoding FAD-binding protein: MDQKEQLIADLTALLGARNVLTDATALSVYECDAAPSFKAMPDVVVFADTAQQVSDIVKLANKYETPFIARGGGTGLSGGMLSVQGGIIIALNRMDRILEVDLENERAVVEPGVVNLLLTQAVQSQGYHYAPDPSSQKACTIGGNIAENSGGPHTLKYGVTSDHVLGLEVVLPDGEIVEFGSTVEETPGYDLRGVLIGSEGTFGIVTKAIVRLTRNPQAYQTALAVFETMDDASNAVSTIIGEGIIPAALEMMDSLVIRALEEAFQFGFPLDADAILIVELDGIEAGMQNQTDQILEIFKQHNARKVDYAKDEAERQQLWKARKSAFGSFGRLAPNYITQDGVVPRTTLPKVLRRISEISEKYQIPIANVFHAGDGNIHPIVLFNERDADQCERVEHVNMEILSVCAEVGGTITGEHGIGVEKMDYMPLIFSPADLQVMATVKEIFNPTGLCNPGKIFPTAESYAKLGLQPESVRNF; encoded by the coding sequence ATGGACCAAAAAGAACAACTCATTGCTGATCTTACTGCGCTCCTCGGTGCTCGAAATGTTTTAACCGATGCAACTGCACTCTCGGTATATGAATGTGATGCTGCACCCTCTTTTAAAGCGATGCCGGATGTCGTTGTCTTCGCAGATACGGCGCAGCAGGTGTCGGATATCGTAAAGTTAGCGAATAAATACGAGACACCGTTTATTGCCCGCGGTGGTGGCACCGGCTTAAGTGGTGGTATGCTCTCTGTTCAGGGTGGTATTATCATCGCCCTCAATCGGATGGATCGCATTTTAGAAGTAGATCTTGAAAACGAACGGGCAGTGGTTGAGCCTGGGGTCGTTAATTTGTTGTTGACACAGGCGGTGCAAAGTCAAGGCTATCACTACGCACCGGATCCCTCAAGCCAGAAGGCATGTACGATAGGCGGAAATATCGCCGAAAATTCGGGGGGACCGCATACTCTGAAATATGGTGTTACGTCTGATCATGTGCTTGGGTTGGAAGTTGTTCTGCCGGATGGTGAAATCGTAGAATTCGGAAGCACTGTTGAAGAAACACCCGGCTACGATTTACGTGGTGTCCTGATCGGTTCCGAAGGCACATTCGGGATAGTAACGAAGGCGATCGTCCGTCTCACCCGAAATCCGCAAGCATACCAGACAGCACTTGCCGTCTTTGAAACGATGGATGATGCCTCAAACGCCGTTTCAACGATTATCGGTGAAGGTATTATTCCGGCTGCACTCGAAATGATGGACAGTCTTGTCATCCGTGCTTTGGAGGAAGCCTTCCAATTCGGTTTTCCGCTTGATGCCGATGCTATTTTGATTGTTGAGCTTGATGGTATTGAGGCAGGCATGCAGAACCAGACCGATCAGATTCTGGAAATCTTCAAACAGCACAACGCTCGGAAGGTCGATTACGCCAAAGATGAGGCGGAACGGCAGCAACTCTGGAAAGCGCGGAAAAGCGCGTTTGGATCATTTGGACGGCTTGCACCGAACTATATCACTCAAGATGGTGTTGTGCCGAGGACGACGCTGCCGAAGGTCTTACGGCGCATCTCTGAAATCTCCGAAAAATATCAGATACCGATCGCAAATGTGTTCCACGCCGGTGATGGCAATATCCATCCCATTGTTCTGTTTAACGAGCGCGACGCGGATCAGTGTGAACGCGTGGAGCATGTGAACATGGAGATTCTGTCTGTGTGTGCTGAGGTCGGTGGCACAATCACTGGAGAGCACGGCATCGGTGTTGAAAAGATGGATTATATGCCCCTCATTTTCAGTCCTGCGGATTTGCAGGTGATGGCGACAGTCAAAGAGATTTTTAATCCCACAGGACTCTGCAACCCCGGAAAAATTTTCCCAACTGCCGAATCTTACGCGAAATTGGGTTTACAACCCGAATCAGTGAGGAACTTCTAA
- a CDS encoding LamG domain-containing protein gives MRKSILILGIACLITWTLSHICSAEIDPETAVGVWLFDEGAGKTTKDASGKEHDGTINGAKWKDGKIGKALEFDGAQWVSIDSTPELQLGEELTMMAWFFATDISTWRQLIAKSNEYLLRIDPPQEGNKMSAFVKPGGSWEPRASANVPDEKKWIHFAATYDINEKAEQLAVYVNGKKAGVSTRPGKTAVTGNPVEIGKWGGGSYFVGIIDEAAIFNTVLSEDDLTIIVEHGLAKALGGLDVEPTSKLATTWATLKANR, from the coding sequence ATGCGAAAATCGATATTGATTTTAGGAATTGCTTGTTTGATCACTTGGACACTATCACATATCTGTTCTGCTGAAATCGATCCGGAAACAGCCGTTGGTGTGTGGCTTTTTGATGAAGGTGCAGGTAAAACAACCAAAGATGCTTCAGGAAAAGAGCACGATGGCACAATCAACGGTGCCAAGTGGAAAGACGGAAAAATTGGAAAAGCACTTGAGTTTGATGGCGCACAATGGGTGTCCATTGACTCTACACCGGAACTACAACTCGGTGAAGAACTCACGATGATGGCATGGTTTTTTGCCACAGATATTTCCACTTGGCGACAACTCATTGCTAAAAGTAACGAATATCTCTTGAGGATTGATCCGCCACAGGAAGGGAATAAAATGTCAGCGTTTGTCAAGCCCGGTGGAAGTTGGGAACCGAGAGCCTCGGCGAATGTTCCTGATGAAAAAAAATGGATTCACTTCGCAGCGACTTACGACATCAACGAGAAGGCTGAGCAACTCGCCGTGTACGTAAATGGTAAAAAAGCAGGGGTGAGCACACGTCCCGGAAAAACCGCTGTTACTGGCAATCCTGTCGAGATTGGTAAATGGGGTGGCGGTTCATACTTCGTCGGTATTATTGACGAAGCCGCCATTTTCAACACTGTTCTCAGCGAAGACGATCTCACAATTATCGTGGAACATGGATTAGCAAAGGCACTTGGTGGGTTAGACGTTGAACCAACAAGCAAGTTGGCAACAACATGGGCAACCCTTAAAGCAAACCGCTAA